One Catalinimonas alkaloidigena DNA window includes the following coding sequences:
- a CDS encoding murein L,D-transpeptidase catalytic domain family protein codes for MITRFFNPILLLILSSLALFSSPARATDTDLNDKRQYEFEYRVQQVYTTFGLEGKLNYTAFRQAYIGYLNLAKEGALRPGAPLTVIDFSLPSSQKRLYVIDMVQRRLVLHTYTSHGQGSGADLAKKFSNTPDSHMSSIGFYVTAETYQGKHGYSLRLDGMDKGYNDNARRRAVVMHGADYVSEAFIQKVGRLGRSYGCPAMSWEVYQQVIDKIKGGSCLFIYYNDANYLSQSRYLQLERILATDSETLAITRP; via the coding sequence ATGATTACGCGCTTCTTCAACCCGATTCTGCTTCTGATCCTTTCCAGCCTCGCTCTTTTTTCTTCGCCTGCCCGGGCGACCGACACGGACCTGAACGACAAACGCCAGTACGAGTTTGAATACCGGGTCCAACAGGTTTACACGACGTTCGGGTTGGAAGGCAAACTCAACTATACCGCCTTCCGGCAAGCGTACATTGGGTACCTCAACCTCGCGAAGGAGGGGGCCCTTCGTCCCGGAGCTCCGCTCACCGTAATCGACTTTAGTCTCCCTTCCTCTCAAAAGCGCCTTTACGTCATCGACATGGTGCAACGCCGCCTGGTGCTGCACACCTACACCTCGCACGGCCAGGGAAGTGGCGCTGATCTGGCAAAAAAATTCTCGAATACGCCCGACTCCCATATGAGCAGCATCGGATTTTACGTTACTGCAGAAACTTACCAAGGTAAGCACGGTTACTCTTTGCGCTTGGACGGTATGGATAAGGGATACAACGACAACGCGCGCCGTCGGGCCGTGGTAATGCACGGTGCCGACTACGTCAGCGAAGCGTTCATCCAAAAAGTGGGACGCCTGGGGCGTAGTTACGGATGTCCGGCCATGAGTTGGGAAGTGTATCAGCAGGTGATCGATAAAATAAAAGGAGGAAGTTGCCTGTTTATTTACTACAACGACGCGAATTACCTGAGCCAGTCGCGTTACCTGCAACTAGAGCGCATTTTGGCAACAGACAGCGAAACTCTGGCTATAACCCGTCCATAA
- a CDS encoding PP2C family protein-serine/threonine phosphatase, whose amino-acid sequence MLKKFFLRRSLVNTIFAAAIFVIALLEYVTHQSFSTWEENTQAVIHTQQVIIQGERLFSLMNEKESAYRGYMITGDSVYLQPTYAHDEDLDTAFVTLDKLTQDNERQQKRLQRVQQLMARKTQLLNDRKERRDTYGLAGLLRGRTGEGYLIMDSLRNEIDSLIVEEHSLLVERDQQMSASEGKAEKFLVIGVVVGLVFLAATFVWLNVQMYQRDRAYDLIEENNNLLEARVSQRTEELSTANQRLKEILAQQEHTQEQLRMRQFELQEAYRAIEAENERKSKELNEARTLQMSMLPMELPPFTCIELDMHMETATEVGGDYYDYSYEEETESVTLAVGDATGHGLKAGIIVATAKSYFQTLAHHYSPASILRRISVGIRNLGLRAMYMGVTVVRYQHHKLSIASSGMPPLFLHRKQQNTTETILLKGLFLGSDLKHSFNEFESEVAPGDLLLIITDGLAELANADGEMLGYERIRQCFHELAASRGPADITDQLRTLGKTWLQRNDIHDDVTVVVVRFR is encoded by the coding sequence ATGTTGAAAAAATTCTTTCTCCGACGCTCCCTGGTCAATACGATTTTTGCGGCTGCCATTTTCGTTATCGCGTTGCTGGAGTACGTCACGCACCAGAGTTTTTCGACGTGGGAAGAGAACACACAGGCAGTTATTCATACGCAACAGGTCATTATTCAGGGGGAGCGCCTGTTTTCGTTGATGAACGAAAAGGAGTCGGCCTACCGGGGCTACATGATTACGGGCGACAGCGTATACCTGCAACCGACGTACGCACACGACGAGGATCTCGATACCGCCTTTGTCACCTTGGATAAGCTGACGCAGGACAACGAACGGCAACAGAAGCGATTGCAGCGCGTGCAACAGTTGATGGCCCGGAAAACTCAGTTGCTGAACGACCGCAAAGAACGCCGCGATACGTACGGACTCGCCGGGCTTTTACGAGGCCGTACCGGCGAAGGCTACCTGATTATGGACAGCCTGCGCAACGAAATCGACAGCCTGATTGTCGAGGAGCATTCGCTGCTGGTGGAGCGCGATCAGCAGATGTCCGCCAGCGAAGGAAAAGCCGAAAAGTTTTTGGTGATCGGGGTGGTGGTAGGCCTCGTATTTTTGGCGGCGACGTTTGTCTGGCTCAACGTGCAGATGTACCAGCGCGACCGTGCCTACGACCTGATCGAAGAGAATAACAACCTGTTGGAAGCGCGTGTTTCCCAACGCACGGAAGAACTAAGCACCGCCAACCAGCGCCTCAAAGAGATTTTGGCGCAACAGGAGCATACGCAGGAGCAGTTGCGAATGCGCCAGTTCGAGTTGCAGGAAGCGTATCGCGCCATTGAGGCCGAAAACGAGCGCAAAAGCAAAGAGCTGAACGAAGCACGTACACTACAGATGTCGATGCTGCCGATGGAGCTTCCCCCGTTCACCTGCATCGAGCTCGACATGCACATGGAAACGGCCACCGAAGTGGGCGGTGACTATTACGACTACAGCTACGAAGAAGAGACCGAGTCGGTCACACTGGCGGTTGGCGATGCGACCGGTCATGGTCTCAAGGCAGGCATCATCGTGGCCACTGCCAAGAGCTACTTCCAGACCCTCGCGCACCATTACTCACCCGCCAGCATTTTGCGGCGCATCTCGGTCGGCATCCGCAATCTGGGCCTGCGAGCCATGTACATGGGTGTGACGGTGGTGCGCTACCAGCACCACAAACTGTCCATCGCTTCGTCGGGGATGCCACCTCTGTTCTTGCATCGGAAGCAGCAAAACACGACCGAGACCATTCTGCTGAAAGGGCTCTTCCTGGGCTCGGACCTGAAGCATTCGTTCAACGAGTTTGAGAGCGAGGTAGCACCCGGCGATTTGCTGCTCATCATCACCGATGGCCTGGCCGAACTAGCCAACGCTGACGGGGAAATGCTGGGATATGAGCGCATCCGGCAATGCTTTCATGAACTGGCGGCGTCGCGAGGGCCGGCCGACATCACCGACCAACTTCGCACGCTGGGCAAAACCTGGTTGCAGCGCAACGACATTCACGACGACGTAACCGTGGTGGTGGTGCGGTTCCGGTAA
- a CDS encoding T9SS type A sorting domain-containing protein yields MLKSLRSTLSKVALWRTLGASVCIAFGFAQSAIAQTTISLEAECTQVGEAWQYVTDANASGQKSLIVIGKYGYLPSSKVTDRIRFTFSLSQAENIYAFARILAIDTTRNSFYVRVDNGAWRLWSTPVASGYAWAPMLDSAFSLSAGPHTIDFTFREGDTRLDKLIISSSATAPADMGAPAVSCTSPSAAAVAKIQAVTQVVDADGNGMEAVMLDASTSIPAAGSSIIDYLWDIEGQPRATGVSPTVNLPLGTHPITLTVINANGATAARKTYVTVSAAQDANIWLEAEHAQVGGRWLITEDILASGARYAGAQVSALQAADDTISSFVRFETTIETPGAYLLYARVRATTAASNSFWVRLNGGDWKLFDVNQSPNFQWSKGKLADGTFSFTEGLNTIDFACRESGTQLDKIMIATDVATLDPAASVLGPLASNIDDTTTFTTYWLEAECAQVGSKWKQNNTEADPSGGVSLIAQNVFEPNPDSLTNIDIVRFNFHISTTGAYYIYARALAPATNKNACWVRINGGAWFLWNGLKTASTFQWNWMRDRSFILTSGYNSIEIAYRDPGFYLDRLYVNNENVAPSGKGPQEGGCGVVSAVYDSNLVRSNPFILYPNPSSGQFALRFDPTTRSPRYTYVKAYTVRGQQIGEWKFDNLKSPEVMFDLSNRSAGVYFLRVEVDTPDQVYFLKVTKQ; encoded by the coding sequence ATGCTGAAATCTTTACGCAGTACCTTATCCAAGGTAGCGCTATGGCGTACGCTAGGAGCTAGCGTTTGTATAGCGTTTGGGTTTGCTCAAAGTGCTATTGCGCAGACCACGATCTCGCTGGAAGCAGAATGTACGCAGGTGGGCGAAGCCTGGCAGTACGTGACTGACGCCAATGCCTCGGGCCAAAAATCCCTGATTGTTATTGGTAAGTATGGGTATTTGCCGAGTAGCAAAGTCACTGATCGGATCCGGTTTACATTTTCTCTTTCACAGGCTGAAAACATTTACGCCTTTGCCCGGATTCTGGCCATAGACACTACGCGCAACTCATTCTACGTTCGTGTTGACAATGGCGCGTGGCGGTTGTGGAGCACGCCGGTTGCCAGTGGGTATGCGTGGGCTCCAATGTTGGATTCGGCCTTCAGTTTAAGTGCCGGCCCCCATACGATCGACTTTACGTTCCGCGAAGGCGATACCCGCCTCGACAAACTCATCATCAGTTCTTCGGCCACAGCTCCTGCCGACATGGGCGCTCCGGCCGTTAGCTGCACTTCGCCTTCGGCCGCTGCCGTGGCCAAGATCCAGGCCGTAACGCAGGTAGTAGACGCCGATGGCAACGGGATGGAAGCGGTTATGCTGGATGCCAGCACGTCGATACCCGCCGCCGGAAGCAGCATCATCGATTACCTCTGGGACATCGAAGGGCAACCCCGCGCCACGGGCGTTTCTCCGACGGTTAACTTACCGCTGGGAACGCATCCCATCACGCTGACTGTGATCAATGCCAACGGCGCTACGGCCGCACGTAAAACATACGTTACCGTATCGGCCGCGCAAGACGCCAACATTTGGCTGGAAGCCGAGCACGCCCAAGTGGGAGGTCGCTGGCTGATTACGGAAGACATTCTAGCTTCGGGAGCACGTTATGCGGGCGCACAAGTCAGCGCACTTCAGGCCGCCGATGATACCATCAGTAGTTTTGTTCGCTTCGAAACTACGATCGAAACACCTGGGGCTTATCTGTTGTACGCACGCGTACGTGCCACAACGGCCGCCTCGAACTCATTCTGGGTACGCCTGAACGGTGGCGACTGGAAACTCTTTGACGTAAACCAATCGCCTAATTTTCAGTGGAGCAAAGGTAAACTTGCCGATGGGACGTTCAGTTTCACCGAAGGTCTGAACACGATTGATTTTGCCTGCCGCGAGAGTGGGACGCAACTGGACAAGATCATGATTGCTACCGACGTCGCTACGCTCGATCCTGCCGCATCGGTGCTGGGGCCGCTGGCCTCGAACATCGACGACACTACTACGTTTACGACCTATTGGCTGGAGGCCGAGTGTGCTCAAGTGGGCTCCAAGTGGAAGCAGAACAATACCGAGGCCGACCCATCGGGTGGGGTATCGCTCATCGCACAAAACGTGTTTGAGCCCAATCCCGACTCGCTTACCAACATTGACATTGTTCGTTTCAACTTCCACATCAGCACCACGGGGGCGTACTACATTTACGCGCGAGCCCTGGCACCGGCTACCAACAAAAATGCCTGCTGGGTGCGCATTAACGGTGGTGCATGGTTCCTGTGGAACGGCCTGAAAACGGCCTCTACGTTCCAATGGAACTGGATGCGCGACCGCTCGTTCATCTTAACCAGCGGTTACAACTCGATCGAAATTGCGTACCGGGACCCTGGCTTTTACCTGGATCGCCTCTACGTGAACAACGAAAACGTAGCGCCGTCGGGCAAAGGTCCGCAGGAAGGCGGTTGCGGTGTGGTGAGCGCCGTATACGATTCCAATCTGGTGCGCTCCAATCCTTTCATTCTCTATCCGAACCCCAGCTCAGGTCAGTTTGCCCTGCGCTTCGATCCGACTACCCGGTCGCCGCGCTACACCTACGTGAAGGCTTACACCGTACGGGGGCAGCAGATTGGCGAGTGGAAATTCGATAACCTGAAGTCGCCGGAAGTGATGTTCGATTTGAGCAACCGCTCAGCAGGCGTATACTTCCTGCGCGTTGAAGTGGACACTCCCGACCAGGTTTACTTCCTGAAAGTGACGAAACAATAA
- the murQ gene encoding N-acetylmuramic acid 6-phosphate etherase, translating into MTSITESSSRYNQLEQMSVRDLLNHINEEDRTVPEAVAKAIPQLEKLVEATVAKMEAGGRLFYIGAGTSGRLGIVDASECPPTYGVPHGLVIGLIAGGDSAIRKAVEFAEDDEQQAWKDLQAYDITAADVVVGIAASGRTPYVIGGLRNARQHGITTGCIVCNPGSGVAAQADFPVEVIVGPEFVTGSTRMKAGTAQKLVLNMLTTTTMIRLGRVEGNRMVHMQLSNQKLVERGTRMVMEALHIPEAEARALLEKWGSVKQAVENYAGN; encoded by the coding sequence ATGACAAGCATTACTGAATCTTCTTCGCGCTATAACCAACTGGAACAAATGTCGGTACGCGATCTGTTGAACCACATCAACGAAGAGGATCGTACCGTGCCGGAAGCCGTCGCCAAGGCCATTCCGCAGCTTGAAAAACTGGTGGAAGCTACGGTGGCGAAGATGGAAGCCGGTGGGCGACTTTTTTACATCGGAGCCGGGACCAGTGGCCGCCTCGGCATTGTGGACGCTTCGGAGTGCCCCCCGACGTATGGCGTACCACACGGGTTGGTCATCGGGTTGATTGCCGGAGGCGATAGCGCTATTCGTAAAGCTGTCGAGTTTGCGGAGGACGATGAGCAGCAGGCCTGGAAAGATCTGCAGGCGTATGACATCACCGCCGCCGACGTGGTGGTGGGCATTGCCGCTTCGGGGCGCACGCCCTACGTGATCGGAGGTTTGCGCAATGCGCGTCAGCACGGCATCACGACGGGGTGTATTGTGTGCAATCCGGGGAGTGGGGTGGCCGCACAGGCGGATTTTCCCGTAGAGGTGATCGTGGGGCCGGAGTTTGTGACCGGCAGCACACGCATGAAGGCCGGCACGGCCCAAAAATTGGTGCTCAACATGCTGACCACTACTACGATGATCCGGTTGGGACGCGTAGAAGGGAACCGCATGGTGCACATGCAGTTGAGCAATCAGAAACTGGTGGAGCGGGGCACTCGCATGGTGATGGAAGCGTTACACATACCGGAAGCGGAAGCCCGTGCGCTCTTGGAAAAATGGGGAAGCGTGAAGCAAGCAGTGGAAAACTATGCAGGAAATTGA
- a CDS encoding polyprenyl synthetase family protein, which produces MNAQIADIQAPIAEEMRNFETRFRQSMKSNVLLLDKIMSYIVRRKGKQMRPMFVFLTARTCGEVNDSTYRGAALIELLHTATLVHDDVVDDANYRRGFFSINALWKNKIAVLVGDYLLSRGLLLSIDHDDFHLLKIVSEAVREMSEGELLQIEKARTLDITEDVYYEIIRQKTASLIASCCAVGAASVTTDPATIRLARDFGEKVGIAFQIKDDLFDYGTDKIGKPLGIDIKEKKMTLPLIYALQQSSWREKRRIIGLVRNHADNPRKVAEVIAYVKETGGLQYATEAMHRFRDEAGALLAQFPDSPARQSLDQLVQYTIDRTK; this is translated from the coding sequence ATGAACGCCCAGATCGCCGACATTCAGGCTCCGATTGCGGAGGAGATGCGGAACTTCGAAACCCGGTTCCGTCAATCGATGAAGAGCAACGTCCTGTTGCTTGACAAAATCATGAGCTACATCGTGCGGCGCAAAGGAAAGCAAATGCGCCCGATGTTTGTGTTCCTGACGGCCCGTACCTGCGGCGAGGTCAACGACTCCACTTACCGGGGCGCGGCCCTGATCGAACTCTTGCATACGGCCACGCTGGTGCACGACGACGTGGTCGACGACGCAAATTACCGCCGGGGTTTCTTTTCCATCAACGCCCTCTGGAAGAACAAAATCGCCGTGCTGGTGGGCGACTACCTGTTGTCGCGCGGGTTATTGCTTTCCATCGATCACGACGATTTTCATCTGCTGAAGATCGTGTCCGAAGCCGTGCGGGAAATGAGCGAGGGCGAACTGTTGCAGATCGAAAAAGCTCGCACGCTCGACATTACCGAGGACGTATACTACGAGATCATCCGGCAGAAAACGGCGTCCTTAATCGCCTCCTGTTGCGCCGTGGGGGCCGCTTCGGTCACCACCGATCCGGCTACCATTCGTCTGGCCCGCGATTTTGGCGAGAAAGTGGGCATTGCGTTTCAGATCAAAGATGACCTGTTCGACTACGGGACCGACAAGATCGGCAAGCCGCTCGGGATCGACATCAAAGAGAAAAAGATGACGCTGCCGTTGATCTACGCCCTGCAGCAAAGTTCGTGGCGGGAAAAAAGACGCATCATCGGGCTGGTGCGGAACCATGCCGACAACCCCCGCAAAGTGGCCGAGGTGATCGCCTACGTCAAAGAAACCGGCGGTCTGCAATACGCTACCGAGGCCATGCACCGTTTTCGTGACGAAGCCGGTGCGCTGCTCGCCCAGTTTCCCGATTCGCCGGCGCGGCAGTCGCTCGACCAACTGGTGCAGTATACCATCGACCGGACCAAATAG